The following are encoded together in the Humulus lupulus chromosome 5, drHumLupu1.1, whole genome shotgun sequence genome:
- the LOC133779556 gene encoding uncharacterized protein LOC133779556 yields the protein MKLLGSYYTWSNNQDGPNRIFSKIDRVFVNEDWIDMFPNVNAIASWEVISDHCAIILKNISVIKNGLRPFRFFNMWTNHPLFKPSVLDSWEKELPLESYGLHQILRKLLRLQSILKRFNWKVVGDIVKEYENSKVSLQQAKNNLFSNPNNQSLSDIERISHLDYKQKEAAYASFLSQQSKVDWMRFGDENSSLFYSSMKKRKRLNRIVSFVDDQGSVVVDYPKEVQTAMFSIKSIKSPGPDGFGAGFYKNLWPNTGKEVASAVLEFFDLGHIPKRLNSTILALIPKVTQPSNASDYRPIACCNTLYKCISKMLCNRLIPILPK from the exons ATGAAATTGCTGGGCTCGTATTACACTTGGTCGAATAACCAAGATGGTCCTAATCGCATTTTTTCCAAAATAGACAGAGTATTTGTAAATGAGGATTGGATTGATATGTTTCCAAATGTCAATGCAATAGCTAGTTGGGAGGTAATTTCGGATCACTGTGCCATTATTTTGAAGAATATTTCTGTTATTAAAAATGGTCTGCGACCCTTTCGATTTTTCAATATGTGGACTAATCATCCGCTCTTCAAGCCTAGTGTTTTAGATAGCTGGGAAAAAGAGTTACCTTTAGAGAGTTATGGTCTGCATCAGATATTGAGGAAATTGCTTCGTCTTCAGTCCATTTTGAAGAGGTTTAACTGGAAAGTGGTAGGTGATATAGTTAAGGAGTATGAGAATAGCAAGGTGTCATTACAGCAAGCTAAAAATAACTTGTTTTCTAATCCGAATAACCAAAGTCTGAGTGATATAGAGAGAATTTCTCACCTGGATTATAAACAGAAAGAGGCTGCCTATGCTAGTTTCTTATCTCAACAGAGTAAGGTTGATTGGATGAGGTTTGGAGATGAGAATTCTTCTCTGTTTTACTCCAGCATGAAGAAAAGGAAGAGGCTCAATAGGATTGTTTCTTTTGTTGATGATCAAGGTAGTGTTGTAGTGGATTATCCTAAA GAAGTCCAAACAGCTATGTTCAGCATAAAGTCAATAAAAAGCCCGGGTCCGGACGGTTTTGGGGCTGGTTTCTATAAGAATTTATGGCCTAATACAGGGAAAGAAGTGGCTTCAGCAGTGTTGGAATTTTTTGATCTAGGCCATATTCCGAAGAGGCTGAACAGTACTATTTTAGCCCTTATCCCCAAAGTTACTCAACCATCAAATGCCTCAGATTACCGCCCAATTGCCTGCTGTAACACTCTTTACAAATGCATTTCTAAAATGCTTTGTAACAGATTAATTCCTATCCTTCCTAAGTGA